The Triplophysa rosa linkage group LG15, Trosa_1v2, whole genome shotgun sequence genomic sequence AATGTCCATATTGTCATATTCGACTACATCACCTGCTGCTTGATAGCTGTGACCTATTTccagcaaaacacaaacaaactgcagtGCCGCAGCAACACAAGTTAACACCAGAACAAACATGTATACACACTATATACACAAACTGAACCTATCCAAATGCACTGAAGAACGAGAAAAATGTCTGACTCAATATGTTACAACGAGAATCACACGTCAAGCTGTCAATCAGTCACAAAACAACCAAGACATGTGAGGCGGACACACAGGTTCAACTACAATGAATACAGTTATGACACAGTCTGCACAGCATGGGACACAGTTATTAATAGACACTTCACGCGTCTTCTGCGAAATAAACATCTGCCTGCActttacatgaaataaaatgtataaaaacattttaaaacaatctCTGCATGTACTGTAAGCGTACAACACACGGCCTGAGAAAACAGGGGCATGATATTTATGTTGCTTGCAAACTTTTTATACCGTCACATGACATGCTATGCGACAGTCTCAGTGTTTGTTCTAACCACAAATGAAGCCAACCCTGTCGTGTAAATCTTGAGATAACACAATCACACTCTGAGCTGCTATTGGTCAGGATGTTCAGTTGATAGGTGCTTGTCATACAGAGGTCAGCTGACTtgttttataagaccaaacaatcCAGCACTGTTTTTAAAGAGATAATGTTTAAAAAGAACCGTTTACTCTCTTTAAACAGTTCAAGAAAAAACAGAAGTCAAAACTTCCTGCTTTATCAACTAAAAGAGTTGACATACAATGCACTAAACTTAAACCAAAAAGAAACTGATTTAACTGTGATAATAAGAAAAAATGAATATCATGAAAACATGTCCAGATCACATTTCgccacaaaataaacaataaaaagagagaggaaaaagaAACTACATGGAGAAAATGGTATAaagaaatagatttttttctactattatTATCGTAAGTAATTCTTATTAGCATtataaaactaaagtaaaataaatactacAGCAACATCCATATTTGAATAttgtatttgatttttttattttgattgtacattaaataaatgtttttgcatATCACGATGCAAAAACTTTGACAGCCTTAAAACAAGGCGTCTAGCTCTCATTTCTTAATTCTTTGGGTTTGGGTGTAAAGTATGACCCAGGTATGTTCATGCAACATTCACCCACACTAATGCCATGTAGATACACTATGATGCATTAGTGATGTAATGGGGTGAAAATTTCAGATCGAGATTATAGTGAACAAAATTATCACGGTTCTGTGTGATATCGCGGTTTTTTATATATGTGATTATATTTTGTTCCGAATGTCAATACTCCCGACTCCTGATTTACTCTCCTGACACAAATCAACAAAACCCACGTTTCATGTTGCATACTACGTTATACAGGGTTTTTCAAGCCGTATAACGGcaagtaaaatatgacacggtAATACTAACCGTTGGACATTATATCACGGTAAATTATTAAAACGGCAATCGTTATGTATTTGTGGCAAAATCTAGCTAAGGAATCAATTCCCCAATCAATACAGGTACTTATTAACCAACAACAGAAAACCACAACAGATAAAAACTTAATTGATGAAAGAAACATTGCCAAATTAAAGATGCAGGTCACACAAAAGCCAAAAAAGGCACATGCAGTCCAGAGGTACACCCTGTAAATGCTGTGGTCGTGTGTATTATGCATCCCTGACACACTGATGCATTGCACTTACCTACGGACTCTTTCTGGCCTCTCTGTTGGTTTTGAGCACAAACCGCGGTGTCTTTTCCACAATCTGTATCTGGTGAAGATTCACAAAGCTTCAGAGTGTAACTCACATTGCTGTCCTGGTCAATGGCCTCCCATTTGTAACTtcaagagaaaacacacacacaaccttatatattttgcattaattCTTCAGGCAGCGTAATGATGGTTTATAACATGCAttatatagatatagattacgGCTATTCGATACCTGCCAACCTTAAACAAAGCATACACATTGTTGTTAATACACCCAGGCTAAAAGCTAGCAGTAACTAGTTCTCAAAATGTTCAATAGCAACGTTAGATATATAGGCACATGAATTTGTTTCCTAGCAAGCATCTGCCTATGCTATGCAATAGGAATGAACAACACTAGcatcagtgtttgtttattagCTCCTAACGTTACCTGCACAGATCCTGGTACCACGGGCTGTCATCCGGTGCTGCTGCAGCTGAACGGACACACTTAAGCAATATCAACGCAGAAATAACAGTAGTACACATATGGCGAAAAAGTGCCGATTTACAAATACGTACACGACCCATATTTTACATTGGGAAACAAATTAGTGCGCGCGGACCGACATGATACAGCAGTATGTCTGATTACTAATCACTACCGTGTAGCAGGAACCACTCACGGTCACATGACGAGACGGCGCGTGGTACAGATGACGTGGTCGGCTTGTCGAGGACATGGGCGGGGTTTGGCGGCCAGCGAAAGCAGACTAGCCGCATTCTTTTCCgcaaaatattatcaaaaatcATACGAaccttttttgaaaataaaatgttttaataataatgttagtACTACGCTGTTTCAATTAAAATAGTTGTTCAAGCCCCATCAACCGTCGGAGCCGCCATGCGCCCCCTTGTGGAAGAACCCTTTACTGTatcaaaagaaacatttatttcCTACTGTAATGATATTTTATGCAGTTTTTGACAAAAGGTGATGTTACGAATAAAAGATGCCAAAGCAACGTCTCTTTTGAAAgctatttacaatttatttatatttatatatacgtCTTATGATATTACTGAAAATTACCAGtgtaaaatactgtacagtacgtCAGGATGGCCGAGCGGTCTAAGGCGCTGCGTTCAGGTCGCAGTCTCCTCTGGAGGCGTGGGTTCGAATCCCACTTCTGACAACATCCTTTTTTCCAGAATTAAAGTCACTCTTTATTGAACAGTATGTAACAGGACAATAAAGCTTCACAAATTTTGTAAAACAACCAAACCAAAACATTCCTTAAACCAAAAAGAATTGTAAATTTGCATCTGCTGATGTTACAGCCATCAATAAACCAAAGATcctgtatattttattaagaatacacatacatttttatttttacaccttATTTGTGTATCTATTAATAGAAAAGATCAGCCAAAAAAACTAGTAGTCCactttttaattataaaactaAATTCTATTAGAATTTTGTAATACCAAGATTCATAATTTAGGATCTTTAAGATCAAATTGTATTTATTACTTCAAAGAAACGTTAAGAATGTAAAACAACAatctataaaacaaaacagatgcAGAACGCAATACGGCTTATAGAACATCACAACTAGAAGtcccaaacacaaaacaaacaaactaaagcaGTCCATCCTGCCATTCCTAAACAGGAATTCTTTAATTGCAATCACCAACCTGCTTTCTGAAAGACTTTTCACATCAGtgcacctaaaaatgaaatcaaaaacAGCAACAAATTAGCATTATATAACAAAATTAAATTTGAAAACATTAGCAAAGTATTGTTtgaatacataataaaatgctAGGGAATGTAAGAATGTTTTAAATAGTTAAAGCTTGATATTATTTCCTAGTAAATTCAAAATGGGATCTTTTAATGGAATTGTTCAATATTCAATATCGATTTGAACTGTTTTCCATTAACTCAAAATGTTTCAATAATTTTTCAAAGGTTCGTACAGTGGCCAGCAGGTGGCGACAAATGCGCGCTTTTGCGAACGAGTCATAGAATCGTTCACTGAATTGATTCTTTTAAATCTTTTCGGGCCGAAATAAGTTGCCACCATTTTAAAGTATTCCTACCTACAAATGTAACGAGGcgacaaaatataacaaacaacaaaatccTTTTCCCACAAGACATTTAAAGTgtattcgttcagtacattGAACCAATGAGAAGATCTTTTCATGTATATTTTACGGACACTTAAagatttgacataaaatacCACTTACTACAGTATGACACTAATATGATGAAAAAGGTCTTTATGAGAAGTTTCTTGGTGTTGTGAGTGTGCACTAGCAGTCAAAAGTTCAGGTTTTTTAAAGGAATGAATTAGAAAAGATTCTGCAGGCGAATGGTTATTTGCATTAAATTGGTTTTGCGgacaaatataattaattatttaatgccGTTTAAAAAGCATTGTAGGTGACACCTCAGAGTTGGTTGATGGAGTATGCAGAGTAGGCTAATGTTAGAAAAGTatattttgcaaaatattttatttttcaaaactcCCATTATTCAACGCGTGGTGCTAAAAATGAAATTACATTTcagtattttatttcaaataccTTCCGTCTTAACATTAAGGGGAAAATATTATGTAGACCGAATGTTGAAATTTGAAGTCTGTAGACCGAATGTTGAAAGTTTGAATGCAATTTAGACTACATACcctaaagggacacttcacctaaaaataaaataattttcatccTTTACTCATCTTTATatcgttccaaacctgaatgactttctcgcttttgcagaacacaaaagaagaaattttgaagaacgcgTTCAACCAAACAACCTTGAAAAccactttaacatttctcaaaaaatcttcttctgtgtcccaCAGCAAAGAGTCGTGTCAATAAATAATTATACAATacgtttattttggggtaaacggTCCCCATAATGACCGTTAAAAATTAGCAGTTGCGTTAAAACTTTCCAATGGCAATGTATGTACTGCACACTCATAAGTTAAAACAGAAAAGTTACAATTATAAAGTTACTTACAAGGTTTGATACGAGACGGTGAAGTAAGCTTTGCCTCCACAGGTCCAAAATCATCCCTGCTATTCAAATGGTCTGTAGCCTCTTGATGCCCATCAAACTCTTGAGACGACTTCCCATCAAACATGGGTTCATCTGAAACATTCATCTTTGAAAGAACCTCCTTCAGGAAACTATCAGCTTCACATGACTGCTTCGTTATCTCCATCTCTTGCTGAAATCGGATTCCAAGCATACTGTCAATATACGTGGCGAGCCCCGCGTCTACCAGTAGTTTGGCAAGATTTTGGTTTTCAGTTGTGATGTCAACCTCCCACTGAGTCTCAGACACGTGCTGTCTGAAGCGTATGTGAAGGTTCCTCCGACACATACAGTTCTGAAAGAAGATGACGGCTTCATCAGACCAGTCCTGGTCATTGGGTTTAACTCCCCTCAGCAAACAGTGGTAGGTGACTTTGGGCAATCCAGCAAGTTCCTTTGGAAGTTGTTTAAGCTGGCTGATTTCTTGTTGGGACAAGACCGCATACTGGCCATAGTCGACTAAGTTTATAAGCACTGAGCTGGAATCCCACTGCACCAGCTCTGCTCTGCACCATTTTTCCTTTTCGGACATTTTCACCAAACAGCAAGCACCTGGAATTAAATGAGCATCTGGAAATGGCACCATCACTTCCTGAAGGTTCTCAAGCACGGCTGACACGGTCTCAAGGATTAAAAGATGATCTTCAAGAATAATGTAAAATTCAGCCGGGGTGGTGACTGCGGCTGCAAATCCTTTATAGTCAGCATTCATTTGGACCGGTGCGTGGAACAGGGTCTGTGTCTGATCTGCGTTGTTCACACTGCTCTCTGTACAAGTTTTTGAGGAGGCAATATGGTCAGCAAGCAACTCTTTCAGATTGTACATGGCTTTACTTTCCTTTACATTTGTCTGAGATAGCGTAGCACACCTGGGTGTTTCAACTGCATTTGCATTACATGTAGAAACATTTTCCGGTGGGATCTTCTCAGTTTTGGTTGCTGACGTGTCACATTTTTGTTTGGAGATGACCAGTGTTTCTGGTTTTGAGACGGTCTGTGTCCTCCTACATTTTTTATTCCAGGATGACTTTGGCTTTTCGAATGTCCTTTTGTAGGTGACggcttttattttttgcttcatTGCAAACGTCGGATTGTTTTTAACCTGGACTGGTTTGGTTTTTCGTTGGACTGGGGCTTCGGATTTAGTTTTGAGCATGCGAACATCGTACTTTTGGGTTTTGTTTTGGGACACTATTGGGCTTTTGTCTGGCAATGGTAACGATGCGTCTTTTCTTTGATCAAGCTTGTTGCCACCCTCAAGAACTTCAACGTTGACTTTCCATGAACTTCCATGCTTTTGAACAAACTTGACCATTAAAGGTTTACCGACTGCTTCCTTGACAAATGCCTCATTCTGCAAGGAATGATATTTTTCAAGGACACAAGGAGTGCTCAATCTGGGCTgagataaaaacacattagtaagCAGAACAATGTTCTTCCTGTCAATGGTTGCTGTATTACCATAGTCAACAAATTCAACTTGCAGTTGTCTACAGGATAACAATTTGGTGACAACGGCTCTGTACAAAGTCATGTCTTCCTCAAACTCCACGGCAATGAGATCGCCTACCTTCACTTCTGATGTCACACGTTTCATGTTATCTTTAAGGACAGCAGCGTTTAGTTCCTCGCACATTTGAAGGATGCTTGGTTCATCGTCTTCCATCTGGATGAAGAAGCGACCTGAGTCGCAATGAGAAATGAAGCCCACACCTTTAGAACCTGGTTTCATTTTGATATCAGGAAGATCACTAAGTTTAGGCAGGTTTACTTTAGGAGAGCAAGAAGTGTTGCGCTGCTTGGGGACCGTTCCTTTATTTGGTGCTTTGTTCCGTTCTGTTTTTGGAGGTTTCTTTGGTTTTGATCTTTGTTTGCTGCCTGTCTTACTGGTAGGTTTGCTGACACATGAATCACATTCTTTCACGCCGTAAGTTGCAATGAGCTCTTTGACTTTTTTATTCACATGCACGTCTCCATCATAAAGATCACACACGAAATGTCCGCTGTTGTCTCTCGTCACAATTTTGGCCTTTAGGGAACGGTTAAGAACGGCCGTCTCGAGCCACGCGTTGACTTCTGGCAAATGTTCCCCATCGGTAACATCATAAAGACTGCACCTCAAAGCCTGCATGGGTGTCATCAGCAACTCAAGTGCTCTCCTGGGAATCGGCATGACATAAATTTTTTCAGAAAGCTGCTTGTTGCCGTAGTCTACGAAGAACACGCTCAGGTGCTTCGGGGACTGAACAGGTTGTGCCAGAGCCCTGTACCAATGGCCATCGCAAAAATATCGTGCCAAGCAAACATTACCGCTGCAGTCCTCAGACGTGGTAGACAAGAGCTGACTTTCTTCAGCAACTCTCTTCATTAGCTTATCAACAATCTCAGTGTTTCTGTTTAGCTGAAAATAGATTTCCCATGGACTAGAGATACTGGTAACATACACCAGCTCTTCGCTTCCAGAACTTAAGTTGAATGACGAGTAAACGAAGGAGCGAGGATACACGGATGAGGTGAGCTGCTTTGGAGTTTGCGTTTCCACTGCAACGCCTTTTTCCAGGAGGTACGCCGTGGCCTGAAGAAAGGGTTTGCGGATGTTGACAACATTAAAGAGACCTTTTCCTTGCTCATAAAGCTGGGAATTAATCTGGCACGTCAATTCGGATGAATCCTCAGAGACGAAATCCTTGAACAAATTGCATGCTTCTGCGCTCCACGCATCTCTTCCAACAGGTTCGGTCTGGTTTAAGCTGCACCTGAACCCTTGTTCCTTAAGTTCAAAGAACTGTGACGCAAGAGCTTGGACGTTCGGCATCCTTTCCTTGAGAACAACACCATAATCGACCAGAATCACAGAAATATCTTTTATGTCTTGACTTAACATACATGCTCTATACCATCTGTTATCCTGTGGACATTTTACAGCACAACATGCTGCCAGCGACTCGAACGGAACCATGTGCATTTGGTAAAATGTCTGCATCTCCTCCATCATTTTGTCCAAATCGCCTTTTGTGCTCTTGTTCTGGCACCAAAAATCAGAAGGAGAATTTACATGAGAACAAATTACATT encodes the following:
- the tdrd15 gene encoding tudor domain-containing protein 15 yields the protein MERSKEESNFLAPFALWPVELKLTHIDCSSNDTLVHFQGHYMTICELDYNILQVEIQNAVKTKASIQLGELCLVEDPQSGRWYRGRVQIKENGLYHVFLMDHGDVLTVGPNNLSMLSDTLRMLPPKIVCGFFANILPVQKQWNSLTENYFSSLIGSQINGYIHARLPYQVLILEVPDIKSDLLKLKLAKHVDTSTFLLLVEMLIEIPIKQSNESVPDLLIEKQMGQEYCLKSSNLPGFEEILSLNGPKLKVGQKVEAFVTAAVNSGLFYCRLTSMGKDAQKMSQRLVLECESGSVGLSNKVFENLGLLCAVKGKDEKWHRGVVQCLPISSHVRVMFIDSGYCESVKVENILQLPSEFLSTPIMAVPCSLSCLGGQDDAVKKQQMETLKSALLGKSLEVAVDGFCKDQNFYLVTLNVTENHPEEQVEDVESSKSESKPSFPLSKWYAAETKKIQKPDRVSSDVIQDDSLFEGYVIHVQNPKSFWIRTKAQNCKFEEMMKEITEYFSKVQLNEEIFEDPVPGVLCCAMYENDLHYYRALVVDTLENGAEVFFIDFGNTEKVPVMLIKKLPKKFALEPEYAMNCALAHIAPLEDSWTAVTSDFFRQVTSNKTLQVHVIHRRNGKYIVELFEEEGGSSIATVLTAANMAEYWKYNPTLPPVDVKRRREDKEKFSNKKKNKTDPYEVSWCKSDWEQEIDVAKETTKPKVTATEIFKPMHFKPGCEVNVICSHVNSPSDFWCQNKSTKGDLDKMMEEMQTFYQMHMVPFESLAACCAVKCPQDNRWYRACMLSQDIKDISVILVDYGVVLKERMPNVQALASQFFELKEQGFRCSLNQTEPVGRDAWSAEACNLFKDFVSEDSSELTCQINSQLYEQGKGLFNVVNIRKPFLQATAYLLEKGVAVETQTPKQLTSSVYPRSFVYSSFNLSSGSEELVYVTSISSPWEIYFQLNRNTEIVDKLMKRVAEESQLLSTTSEDCSGNVCLARYFCDGHWYRALAQPVQSPKHLSVFFVDYGNKQLSEKIYVMPIPRRALELLMTPMQALRCSLYDVTDGEHLPEVNAWLETAVLNRSLKAKIVTRDNSGHFVCDLYDGDVHVNKKVKELIATYGVKECDSCVSKPTSKTGSKQRSKPKKPPKTERNKAPNKGTVPKQRNTSCSPKVNLPKLSDLPDIKMKPGSKGVGFISHCDSGRFFIQMEDDEPSILQMCEELNAAVLKDNMKRVTSEVKVGDLIAVEFEEDMTLYRAVVTKLLSCRQLQVEFVDYGNTATIDRKNIVLLTNVFLSQPRLSTPCVLEKYHSLQNEAFVKEAVGKPLMVKFVQKHGSSWKVNVEVLEGGNKLDQRKDASLPLPDKSPIVSQNKTQKYDVRMLKTKSEAPVQRKTKPVQVKNNPTFAMKQKIKAVTYKRTFEKPKSSWNKKCRRTQTVSKPETLVISKQKCDTSATKTEKIPPENVSTCNANAVETPRCATLSQTNVKESKAMYNLKELLADHIASSKTCTESSVNNADQTQTLFHAPVQMNADYKGFAAAVTTPAEFYIILEDHLLILETVSAVLENLQEVMVPFPDAHLIPGACCLVKMSEKEKWCRAELVQWDSSSVLINLVDYGQYAVLSQQEISQLKQLPKELAGLPKVTYHCLLRGVKPNDQDWSDEAVIFFQNCMCRRNLHIRFRQHVSETQWEVDITTENQNLAKLLVDAGLATYIDSMLGIRFQQEMEITKQSCEADSFLKEVLSKMNVSDEPMFDGKSSQEFDGHQEATDHLNSRDDFGPVEAKLTSPSRIKPCK